In a genomic window of Maricaulis maris MCS10:
- the fabB gene encoding beta-ketoacyl-ACP synthase I, with product MRRVVITGLGVISPIGNNAAEVTESLKNGKSGIGRMESFAELGFRCQVGGKPDIDPAAHVDKRVYRFMSEGAGWNYMAMEQAIADAGLEENDISNHRTGIIMGSGGPSAGTIVNAADITREKGPKRIGPFAVPKAMSSTASATLATPFKILGVNYSITSACTTSLHCIGAATEQIQWGKQDVMFAGGCEEIHWALSNLFDAMGAMSTKYNDTPEQASRAFDKDRDGFVGGAGAGVVVLEEYERAKARGANILAEVTGYGATSDGYDMVAPSGEGAVRAMKLAMETVNKPIDYLNPHATATPVGDIKEMEAVKEVFGDSAPMISGTKSMTGHSLGAAGVHEAIYTLLMMKEGFVAPSINVFDMDPDIAALNLPIITETRDADLKTAMSNSFGFGGTNGTVVFEKV from the coding sequence ATGCGTCGTGTTGTCATTACCGGTCTCGGCGTGATTTCCCCGATCGGCAATAATGCTGCGGAAGTCACCGAGTCCCTCAAGAACGGCAAGAGCGGCATTGGCCGCATGGAAAGCTTCGCCGAGCTTGGATTCCGCTGCCAGGTCGGCGGCAAGCCGGACATTGATCCGGCCGCCCATGTCGACAAGCGCGTTTACCGCTTCATGTCGGAAGGTGCCGGCTGGAATTACATGGCCATGGAACAGGCCATTGCCGATGCCGGCCTGGAAGAAAACGACATTTCCAACCACCGCACCGGCATCATCATGGGTTCCGGCGGCCCGTCGGCCGGCACGATCGTCAATGCTGCAGACATCACCCGCGAAAAGGGCCCCAAGCGCATTGGACCCTTCGCCGTGCCCAAGGCGATGAGCTCGACAGCTTCTGCAACGCTGGCGACCCCGTTCAAGATTCTCGGCGTGAATTATTCCATCACCTCGGCCTGCACGACCTCGCTGCATTGTATCGGTGCGGCGACCGAGCAGATCCAGTGGGGCAAGCAGGACGTCATGTTCGCCGGCGGTTGCGAGGAGATCCACTGGGCGCTCTCCAACCTGTTCGACGCCATGGGCGCCATGTCGACCAAGTATAACGACACGCCCGAGCAGGCCTCGCGCGCCTTCGACAAGGACCGTGACGGTTTCGTCGGCGGTGCCGGCGCCGGTGTGGTCGTGCTGGAGGAATACGAGCGGGCCAAGGCGCGCGGTGCCAACATCCTGGCCGAAGTCACCGGCTATGGTGCCACGTCCGACGGTTACGACATGGTCGCCCCGTCCGGCGAAGGCGCTGTTCGGGCGATGAAGCTGGCCATGGAAACCGTCAACAAGCCGATCGACTATCTCAACCCGCACGCCACCGCGACCCCGGTCGGCGACATCAAGGAGATGGAAGCGGTCAAGGAAGTCTTCGGCGACAGCGCCCCGATGATTTCCGGCACCAAGTCGATGACCGGCCACTCGCTCGGCGCCGCCGGCGTGCACGAAGCCATCTACACATTGCTGATGATGAAAGAAGGTTTCGTCGCTCCGTCGATCAATGTCTTCGACATGGATCCCGACATTGCGGCTCTCAACCTGCCTATCATCACCGAGACCCGCGACGCTGATCTGAAGACCGCCATGTCGAACAGTTTCGGCTTTGGCGGCACCAACGGCACGGTCGTTTTCGAAAAAGTCTGA
- the fabA gene encoding bifunctional 3-hydroxydecanoyl-ACP dehydratase/trans-2-decenoyl-ACP isomerase → MTERQSSFSYNDLIDSSNGKMWGPDNAQLPAPPMLMMDRITHIDDETGEHGKGQIVAELDIKPDLWFFDCHFKGDPVMPGCLGLDAMWQLVGFFLCWKGNPGKGRALGVGEVKFTGQITPDCKKVRYVIDLKRVIQRRLIMAIGDGRVEVDGKTIYTAKDLRVGLFKPGEMA, encoded by the coding sequence ATGACTGAACGCCAAAGCTCTTTCAGCTACAACGACCTGATCGACTCCAGCAATGGAAAGATGTGGGGACCCGACAACGCGCAGCTCCCCGCGCCGCCCATGCTGATGATGGATCGCATCACCCACATCGATGACGAAACCGGCGAACACGGCAAGGGCCAGATCGTCGCCGAACTCGACATCAAGCCGGACCTCTGGTTCTTCGACTGCCACTTCAAGGGCGATCCGGTGATGCCGGGCTGCCTCGGCCTCGACGCCATGTGGCAGCTGGTCGGCTTCTTCCTGTGCTGGAAGGGCAATCCCGGCAAGGGCCGCGCCCTGGGCGTGGGCGAGGTGAAATTCACCGGCCAGATCACACCGGACTGCAAGAAAGTCCGCTATGTCATCGACCTCAAGCGCGTCATCCAGCGCCGCCTGATCATGGCGATCGGCGATGGCCGTGTCGAAGTCGACGGCAAGACCATATATACTGCCAAGGATTTGCGCGTGGGCCTGTTCAAGCCCGGCGAAATGGCCTGA
- a CDS encoding SH3 domain-containing protein has translation MRSLIALILCLTFAGSAFATQDSEHTATPSGQAVPRFVSLKVDVANGRSGPSSQHPIAWRYLRAGLPMEVIAETPDWRRVRDPEGEVTWMHRSILSGRRSVYTLEETTLHARDSDSSPIEAVAEAGVILSLERCRTGWCRVEGQGFRGWVRPHTLWGVYPQELDTGNDDETDRNPALSTSVAHDTALP, from the coding sequence ATGCGAAGCCTTATTGCCCTCATCCTCTGCCTGACATTTGCCGGGTCAGCCTTCGCAACCCAGGACTCCGAACACACGGCCACGCCGTCGGGCCAGGCGGTTCCCCGCTTTGTGTCGCTGAAAGTGGACGTCGCCAATGGCCGCTCCGGCCCGTCCTCGCAGCATCCCATCGCCTGGCGCTATCTGCGCGCCGGACTGCCCATGGAAGTGATTGCCGAAACCCCGGACTGGCGCCGGGTGCGCGACCCGGAGGGTGAGGTCACCTGGATGCACCGCTCCATCCTGTCCGGACGCCGCTCGGTCTACACGCTGGAAGAAACCACGCTGCATGCCCGCGACAGCGACAGCTCGCCCATCGAGGCGGTCGCCGAAGCCGGCGTGATCCTGTCGCTTGAGCGCTGCCGGACAGGCTGGTGCCGCGTCGAGGGCCAGGGATTTCGTGGCTGGGTGCGGCCCCACACGCTGTGGGGCGTCTATCCGCAGGAGCTGGACACCGGAAACGACGACGAGACGGACCGCAACCCCGCCTTGAGCACGTCGGTCGCGCATGATACCGCTCTGCCCTGA